One region of Drosophila subobscura isolate 14011-0131.10 chromosome J, UCBerk_Dsub_1.0, whole genome shotgun sequence genomic DNA includes:
- the LOC117894178 gene encoding polyol transporter 5 isoform X1, with the protein MQNDKFAAPPAGFTSAPPQPGYPQPEPAQTYPQSGYPPQGYPQPQPGYQPEPAYPPAGGYPQPGYPQPGFVQQGNPPQFYGQGQPPPPVHNYGAMPPHHPPHQDGTTTVVPPNGCFSRNQRNKPQSNAVGAAGLIFISGGMNIAWCIGFRGPIFYSSTLHNFIAWFIAAIIGAVISCFLTNRIPKKFILLFSALLVTIGGVVMGAIRANGGAVVAASYLDGIGNGLVFAPFVALAGEVSIPYMRGMVTASLEQMCFGIGIFLQIIYTSSWTYSYYTSSGSFTAENLKGILSAIYGLLALGLGALMTIESPVITLAKGDEPGAIDALRRLQRPYTLTNDTYEQLAEHKRYLAHNKDISTSQSIMQALPAFLRLTYLRAMNALSISYFVIVVLSVAIVSNYRGGSATGWLVGFGICRWIGNFISTFIMESVGRKKPLLLGLLVCSCLAFAIGSKYSVYYGMSGVTILMLIFQVFAGMAFVSTSPYLSEAYPLGVKQHFIAFTFIAEMIVFIIVSSAHFNLYDGGNYFYVVGGFYLFGFLAGIFCLPETRLTTLRGAQEKFNGFINRSF; encoded by the exons ATGCAAAACGATAAATTCGCTGCGCCACCGGCAGGCTTCACCTCGGCACCGCCGCAGCCAGGATATCCGCAGCCCGAACCAGCTCAGACCTACCCACAGTCAGGATACCCACCACAAGGttatccacagccacagccgggTTATCAACCCGAGCCGGCATATCCGCCAGCTGGTGGCTACCCACAGCCAGGATATCCACAGCCCGGTTTCGTGCAGCAAGGAAATCCACCGCAGTTCTATGGACAGGGACAACCGCCACCACCTGTCCATAACTATGGCGCGATGCCGCCACATCATCCACCGCATCAGGATGGAACAACCACTGTGGTGCCGCCCAACGGTTGCTTCAGTCGCAATCAAAGGAACAAGCCGCAGTCGAATGCTGTGGGTGCTG CTGGTCTAATCTTCATCTCGGGTGGCATGAATATTGCGTGGTGCATTGGCTTCCGTGGTCCGATCTTCTACTCAAGCACGCTGCACAATTTTATTGCCTGGTTCATTGCGGCCATCATTGGTGCGGTTATCAGCTGCTTCCTTACCAACAGAATCCCCAAGAAGTTTATCTTG CTTTTTAGTGCACTTTTGGTGACCATTGGAGGCGTTGTAATGGGCGCCATACGCGCCAATGGTGGAGCAGTTGTGGCTGCCTCGTACCTGGATGGCATTGGCAACGGATTGGTGTTTGCTCCGTTCGTGGCGTTGGCAGGGGAGGTGTCCATACCGTACATGCGCGGCATGGTCACGGCCAGCCTCGAGCAGATGTGCTTCGGCATTGGCATCTTTCTGCAGATCATCTACACGAGCTCCTGGACATATTCGTACTATACCTCGTCCGGCAGCTTTACGGCGGAGAATCTGAAGGGAATACTGAGTGCAATCTACGGACTGTTGGCCTTGGGTCTGGGCGCCTTAATGACCATTGAATCGCCGGTAATAACGCTGGCCAAGGGTGACGAACCGGGCGCCATTGATGCGCTGCGACGCCTGCAGCGACCTTATACACTGACCAACGACACCTACGAACAGCTGGCGGAGCACAAGCGATATCTGGCTCACAACAAGGACATATCCACGAGCCAGAGCATTATGCAGGCACTGCCAGCGTTCCTGCGACTCACCTATTTGCGTGCCATGAACGCCCTCAGCATATCGTACTTCGTCATCGTTGTCCTGAGTGTTGCCATTGTGTCAAACTATCGCGGCGGCTCGgcgactggctggctggttggatTCGGCATCTGCCGCTGGATTGGCAACTTCATTTCCACCTTCATCATGGAGTCCGTCGGCCGCAAGAagcccctgctgctgggcctgctcGTCTGCAGCTGTCTGGCCTTTGCCATCGGCTCCAAGTACAGTGTGTACTATGGCATGAGCGGCGTCACGATCCTAATGCTGATCTTCCAGGTGTTTGCTGGCATGGCGTTCGTGTCCACATCGCCGTACCTGTCGGAGGCCTATCCGCTGGGCGTTAAGCAACACTTTATCGCCTTCACCTTCATCGCTGAGATGATCGTGTTCATCATTGTATCCTCGGCACACTTCAATCTATACGATGGCGGCAACTACTTCTATGTTGTCGGTGGATTCTATCTGTTTGGCTTTCTCGCTGGCATCTTCTGCCTGCCCGAGACGCGTTTGACCACGCTGCGCGGTGCCCAGGAGAAGTTCAACGGCTTCATCAACAGATCTTTCTAA
- the LOC117894178 gene encoding polyol transporter 5 isoform X2, translated as MQNDKFAAPPAGFTSAPPQSGYPPQGYPQPQPGYQPEPAYPPAGGYPQPGYPQPGFVQQGNPPQFYGQGQPPPPVHNYGAMPPHHPPHQDGTTTVVPPNGCFSRNQRNKPQSNAVGAAGLIFISGGMNIAWCIGFRGPIFYSSTLHNFIAWFIAAIIGAVISCFLTNRIPKKFILLFSALLVTIGGVVMGAIRANGGAVVAASYLDGIGNGLVFAPFVALAGEVSIPYMRGMVTASLEQMCFGIGIFLQIIYTSSWTYSYYTSSGSFTAENLKGILSAIYGLLALGLGALMTIESPVITLAKGDEPGAIDALRRLQRPYTLTNDTYEQLAEHKRYLAHNKDISTSQSIMQALPAFLRLTYLRAMNALSISYFVIVVLSVAIVSNYRGGSATGWLVGFGICRWIGNFISTFIMESVGRKKPLLLGLLVCSCLAFAIGSKYSVYYGMSGVTILMLIFQVFAGMAFVSTSPYLSEAYPLGVKQHFIAFTFIAEMIVFIIVSSAHFNLYDGGNYFYVVGGFYLFGFLAGIFCLPETRLTTLRGAQEKFNGFINRSF; from the exons ATGCAAAACGATAAATTCGCTGCGCCACCGGCAGGCTTCACCTCGGCACCG CCACAGTCAGGATACCCACCACAAGGttatccacagccacagccgggTTATCAACCCGAGCCGGCATATCCGCCAGCTGGTGGCTACCCACAGCCAGGATATCCACAGCCCGGTTTCGTGCAGCAAGGAAATCCACCGCAGTTCTATGGACAGGGACAACCGCCACCACCTGTCCATAACTATGGCGCGATGCCGCCACATCATCCACCGCATCAGGATGGAACAACCACTGTGGTGCCGCCCAACGGTTGCTTCAGTCGCAATCAAAGGAACAAGCCGCAGTCGAATGCTGTGGGTGCTG CTGGTCTAATCTTCATCTCGGGTGGCATGAATATTGCGTGGTGCATTGGCTTCCGTGGTCCGATCTTCTACTCAAGCACGCTGCACAATTTTATTGCCTGGTTCATTGCGGCCATCATTGGTGCGGTTATCAGCTGCTTCCTTACCAACAGAATCCCCAAGAAGTTTATCTTG CTTTTTAGTGCACTTTTGGTGACCATTGGAGGCGTTGTAATGGGCGCCATACGCGCCAATGGTGGAGCAGTTGTGGCTGCCTCGTACCTGGATGGCATTGGCAACGGATTGGTGTTTGCTCCGTTCGTGGCGTTGGCAGGGGAGGTGTCCATACCGTACATGCGCGGCATGGTCACGGCCAGCCTCGAGCAGATGTGCTTCGGCATTGGCATCTTTCTGCAGATCATCTACACGAGCTCCTGGACATATTCGTACTATACCTCGTCCGGCAGCTTTACGGCGGAGAATCTGAAGGGAATACTGAGTGCAATCTACGGACTGTTGGCCTTGGGTCTGGGCGCCTTAATGACCATTGAATCGCCGGTAATAACGCTGGCCAAGGGTGACGAACCGGGCGCCATTGATGCGCTGCGACGCCTGCAGCGACCTTATACACTGACCAACGACACCTACGAACAGCTGGCGGAGCACAAGCGATATCTGGCTCACAACAAGGACATATCCACGAGCCAGAGCATTATGCAGGCACTGCCAGCGTTCCTGCGACTCACCTATTTGCGTGCCATGAACGCCCTCAGCATATCGTACTTCGTCATCGTTGTCCTGAGTGTTGCCATTGTGTCAAACTATCGCGGCGGCTCGgcgactggctggctggttggatTCGGCATCTGCCGCTGGATTGGCAACTTCATTTCCACCTTCATCATGGAGTCCGTCGGCCGCAAGAagcccctgctgctgggcctgctcGTCTGCAGCTGTCTGGCCTTTGCCATCGGCTCCAAGTACAGTGTGTACTATGGCATGAGCGGCGTCACGATCCTAATGCTGATCTTCCAGGTGTTTGCTGGCATGGCGTTCGTGTCCACATCGCCGTACCTGTCGGAGGCCTATCCGCTGGGCGTTAAGCAACACTTTATCGCCTTCACCTTCATCGCTGAGATGATCGTGTTCATCATTGTATCCTCGGCACACTTCAATCTATACGATGGCGGCAACTACTTCTATGTTGTCGGTGGATTCTATCTGTTTGGCTTTCTCGCTGGCATCTTCTGCCTGCCCGAGACGCGTTTGACCACGCTGCGCGGTGCCCAGGAGAAGTTCAACGGCTTCATCAACAGATCTTTCTAA
- the LOC117893344 gene encoding uncharacterized protein LOC117893344 → MAADKYAPTQQESCTAPGSNRSWLSRSHKNQPQWNALGSVSFILISGGMSLAWGAGFAVHSAHLMTFHMEVSWYAGATIGAIVGALCTHRLPQQPVYIIGSCLVLISGILFLACHEHHEAIITARYLDGLANGLVFVPAMSTVGEISVCDMRGLLAATVEQLSCNTGILMQLLYTAVWQVDWNVTIAADQVHGVLSIVYGLVALALASTLCVESPVSLLLRANEQQAVAALRHLQRPYMVTSETLLQLDEHKHYVATNRGMSLWESIRMGLPPLLKLLAYRSLNALCLTLVVWSALYETAVQVATHYHAWPYVIFGVMRWSGCFCVLLLMDTTGRKKPTLFGCFSCGSFALAFATLFGRTPHMKAALGLLFSLQFFAGLGQTASAVYLTEAFPLAIKPHYVAIVYIMELLLRLIFCSSAPSPAGIVAYFYVLGGLSMAFFFLGIFCLPETRLTTLTEAQQKFSKWFNKDF, encoded by the exons ATGGCAGCGGATAAGTATGCGCCAACGCAGCAGGAATCGTGCACCGCTCCAGGCAGCAACCGCTCCTGGCTGAGTCGCAGTCACAAGAATCAGCCGCAGTGGAATGCCCTCGGCTCGGTGTCGTTTATCCTTATCTCGGGTGGCATGAGCCTGGCCTGGGGCGCTGGCTTTGCCGTACATTCCGCACATCTGATGACGTTCCACATGGAGGTGTCTTGGTATGCGGGCGCCACCATTGGAGCAATAGTCGGAGCACTCTGCACGCATCGCCTGCCCCAGCAGCCCGTCTAT ATTATCGGCTCCTGCCTGGTGCTGATCTCGGGCATACTCTTCCTCGCCTGCCACGAGCACCACGAGGCCATCATCACGGCCCGCTATTTGGATGGACTGGCCAATGGTCTAGTGTTTGTGCCCGCCATGAGCACCGTGGGTGAGATCTCGGTGTGCGACATGCGCGGACTGCTGGCGGCGACGGTGGAGCAGCTGAGCTGCAACACGGGCATCCTGATGCAGCTGCTCTACACGGCCGTGTGGCAGGTGGACTGGAACGTGACAATTGCCGCTGATCAGGTGCACGGCGTGCTCAGCATTGTCTACGGTCTGGTGGCTCTTGCTTTGGCCTCGACGCTGTGCGTGGAGTCGCCGGtcagtctgctgctgcgcgccaatgagcagcaggcggtggcaGCCCTGCGGCACCTGCAACGCCCCTACATGGTGACCAGCgagacgctgctgcagctggacgagCACAAGCATTATGTGGCCACCAATCGAGGGATGAGCTTGTGGGAGAGCATTCGCATGGgcctgccgccgctgctcaaGCTGCTGGCCTATCGCTCCCTCAACGCGCTCTGCCTGACGCTGGTCGTGTGGAGTGCCCTCTACGAGACGGCCGTGCAGGTGGCAACGCACTACCATGCCTGGCCCTACGTCATATTCGGTGTGATGCGCTGGTCTGGCTGCTTCTGCGTGCTCCTCCTCATGGACACCACAGGCCGCAAGAAGCCCACGCTGTTTGGTTGCTTCTCCTGCGGCTCCTTTGCCCTCGCCTTTGCCACACTCTTTGGCCGCACGCCGCACATGAAGGCGGCCCTCGGATTGCTCTTCAGCCTGCAGTTCTTTGCTGGCTTGGGGCAAACCGCCTCCGCGGTGTATCTCACGGAGGCCTTTCCTTTGGCCATAAAGCCACACTATGTGGCCATCGTTTATATCATGGAACTGCTCCTTCGACTCATTTTCTGCAGCTCTGCGCCCAGCCCTGCGGGCATTGTGGCCTATTTCTATGTGCTGGGGGGACTCTCCATGGCCTTCTTCTTTCTGGGCATCTTCTGTCTGCCCGAGACGCGGCTGACCACGCTGACGGAGGCGCAGCAGAAGTTTAGCAAGTGGTTCAATAAGGATTTTTAG